The following proteins come from a genomic window of Musa acuminata AAA Group cultivar baxijiao chromosome BXJ1-7, Cavendish_Baxijiao_AAA, whole genome shotgun sequence:
- the LOC135679600 gene encoding probable WRKY transcription factor 3: MKEENGGGGETVREGDAAAPVAPRAGAPPRPTITLPPRFALESFFHCGGGGAGASEVSPGPLTLVSSFFADDPESECRSFTQLLVGAMNSPVAAARRMVGSAGEQGKEVEKRSSGGELESGGGLVVLGQNRPPSLAISQPQYFTVPPGLSPASLLDSPAFFSSGLGNFAMSHQEVLAQVTAQAAQSQFRMSSQAEFPSPFLTTAATTSSPQQLIPKIPTLKPIDTVLESAEGFQSDQRSQPTTTIVDKPVHDGYNWRKYGQKVVKGSDYPRSYYKCTNPNCPVKKKVERSVDGQVTEIIYKGQHNHQCPLPNKRAKEGGSLPSGSHETNGNLDNTNLGSLDHDGNFGKLNNIKVVPITRKDQESGYEMPEQISGSTDGEEVADVKADVGDDGERDPKRRNMAASSQKTLTEPRIIVQTRSEVDLLDDGFRWRKYGQKVVKGNPHPRSYYKCTFAGCNVRKHIERSPTDPKAVITTYEGKHNHDVPAARKSSHDTVTSGAALKNA, translated from the exons atgaaggaggagaacggcggcggcggcgagacAGTCCGTGAAGGTGATGCCGCGGCGCCGGTGGCTCCAAGGGCGGGGGCGCCACCGCGGCCCACCATAACCCTCCCTCCCCGTTTCGCCCTCGAGAGCTTTTTCCACTGCGGCGGCGGGGGCGCGGGCGCCTCCGAGGTGAGCCCCGGCCCGTTGACGCTGGTGTCGAGCTTCTTCGCGGATGACCCCGAATCGGAGTGCCGGTCCTTCACTCAGCTGCTCGTCGGTGCGATGAATTCTCCGGTGGCAGCGGCGAGGAGGATGGTGGGCTCCGCGGGGGAACAGGGGAAGGAGGTGGAGAAGCGCTCCAGCGGTGGGGAACTGGAGAGCGGTGGCGGGTTGGTCGTGTTGGGGCAGAATAGGCCGCCGAGTCTGGCGATTAGCCAGCCGCAATATTTCACTGTACCGCCAGGGTTGAGCCCTGCGAGCTTGCTTGATTCTCCTGCGTTCTTCTCATCTGGCCTG GGGAATTTTGCAATGTCCCACCAAGAGGTCCTTGCTCAAGTCACAGCCCAGGCTGCACAATCTCAGTTTAGAATGTCAAGTCAGGCAGAATTCCCATCACCTTTCTTAACAACAGCAGCAACTACTTCCTCACCACAGCAACTAATCCCAAAGATACCTACTCTTAAACCAATTGATACTGTATTAGAATCTGCAGAAGGTTTCCAATCTGACCAAAGATCCCAACCTACTACAACCATTGTTGATAAACCTGTGCATGATGGCTACAATTGGCGGAAGTATGGTCAGAAGGTTGTGAAAGGGAGTGACTATCCTAGGAGTTATTACAAATGCACCAATCCAAACTGCCCAGTTAAGAAAAAGGTAGAACGCTCAGTAGATGGTCAAGTAACCGAGATAATCTACAAGGGCCAACATAATCATCAATGCCCTCTACCAAACAAGCGTGCCAAGGAAGGTGGCAGTTTGCCTAGCGGATCACATGAGACAAATGGAAACCTTGATAATACTAACCTAGGCTCTCTGGATCATGATGGAAATTTTGGCAAACTAAACAACATAAAGGTTGTTCCAATtaccagaaaagatcaagaatctgGTTATGAGATGCCTGAACAAATATCTGGGTCAACTGATGGCGAAGAAGTGGCTGATGTTAAGGCAGATGTGGGAGATGATGGTGAACGTGATCCTAAAAGAAG GAACATGGCAGCTTCTTCTCAGAAGACATTGACTGAGCCTAGGATCATTGTGCAGACAAGAAGTGAGGTTGATCTTTTGGATGATGGGTTTAGATGGCGTAAATACGGGCAAAAAGTAGTGAAAGGAAATCCTCATCCAAG GAGCTATTATAAGTGCACTTTTGCAGGATGCAATGTCAGGAAGCATATTGAGAGATCACCAACAGATCCCAAGGCTGTAATAACAACATATGAGGGAAAACATAACCATGATGTGCCAGCTGCTAGAAAAAGCAGCCATGACACAGTAACTTCTGGTGCTGCTTTAAAAAATGCATGA